The following proteins are co-located in the Vidua macroura isolate BioBank_ID:100142 chromosome 1, ASM2450914v1, whole genome shotgun sequence genome:
- the LOC128808087 gene encoding sodium-dependent neutral amino acid transporter B(0)AT3-like: MSQDLSATPETPKEDGRPKWDNKFQYILSCIGFAVGLGNVWRFPYLCQIHGGGAFLIPYFIALLFEGIPLLHLELALGQCLRKGSIGAWNTISPYLGGVGVGSWMVSVLVSLYYNTVLTWVMWYFINSFQEPLPWSVCPLNENRTGFNEECYESTAVNYFWYRKTLNISPDIAESGTFQWWLILCLAACWAIVYLCTIRGIETTGKAIYVTAIFPYLVLTIFLIQGLTLPGATEGLIYLFTPNLNTLKNPRVWLDAATQIFFSLSLAFGGLIAFASYNPTKNDCEKDAVTVAIVNSMTSLYASIPVFSVLGFKATTAYWDCLDRNIVNIINEFDLPEESIMRQNYTSWIHFLNSSYPEKIAGLKLKSCDLQEFLDQSVSGTGLAFIVFTQAIILMPGSQAWAILFFIMLFSLGLSSMFGNIEGVFTPLLELQIIPKSAPKELLSGIICLISFLIALCFTLRSGSYWIDIFDRYAGSVPLLVIAFFEVIGIVYIYKIKRFSEDVEWMTGRKLSLFWQITWRFISPLLLLIVFTAFVTLQMQKPPSYTAWNPKYEGFPMKEEKVYPPWVQAICVLLAALPCVCVPLVALFHLVKQKHRSKNPSFVPPEVFSCQGANSNFSHPKE, from the exons atgtcaCAAGATTTATCAGCAACACCTGAAACCCCTAAAGAAGATGGCAGACCCAAATGGGACAATAAGTTCCAGTATATTTTAAGCTGTATCGGATTTGCCGTTGGCCTGGGGAACGTGTGGCGATTTCCATACTTGTGTCAGATACATGGAGGCG GGGCTTTCCTGATACCATACTTCATCGCTCTTCTCTTTGAAGGAATCCCACTGCTACACCTCGAGCTGGCCCTAGGGCAGTGCCTGAGGAAAGGCAGCATTGGAGCCTGGAACACCATTTCTCCTTACCTTGGAGGCGTTG GAGTTGGTTCATGGATGGTGTCGGTTCTGGTGAGCTTGTACTACAACACTGTTTTAACTTGGGTGATGTGGTATTTCATAAACTCCTTCCAAGAACCTCTTCCTTGGAGTGTTTGTCCtctaaatgaaaacagaacag gattCAATGAAGAATGCTATGAAAGCACTGcagtaaattatttttggtaCAGGAAAACTTTGAACATATCACCTGATATTGCTGAGAGTGGCACGTTCCAGTGGTGGCTCATTTTGTGCTTAGCAGCTTGCTGGGCAATTGTCTATCTCTGCACCATCCGAGGAATTGAAACCACAGGGAAG GCAATTTATGTAACAGCAATATTTCCATATCTGGTCCTGACTATATTCCTTATTCAAGGACTCACTCTACCAGGAGCTACTGAAGGTCTGATTTACCTCTTCACCCCTAAT CTGAACACTTTGAAAAATCCCCGTGTATGGCTTGATGCAGCTACacagattttcttctctctctctttggcTTTTGGAGGGCTTATTGCATTCGCGAGCTACAATCCAACAAA AAATGACTGTGAAAAGGATGCTGTGACAGTAGCAATAGTGAACAGCATGACATCTCTCTACGCTTCCATCCCAGTCTTTTCTGTTTTGGGGTTTAAAGCAACCACAGCATACTGGGACTGCTTGGACAG GAACATTGTCAATATCATCAATGAATTTGATCTTCCAGAAGAAAGCATCATGCGACAGAACTATACATCCTGGATTCATTTTTTGAATTCATCATATCCAGAAAAAATTGCTGGACTCAAACTGAAAAGCTGTGATCTTCAAGAATTTCTTGATCAG AGTGTCTCAGGAACTGGTTTGGCTTTCATCGTTTTCACTCAAGCTATCATCCTCATGCCAGGCTCCCAAGCCTGGGCCATCCTGTTTTTCATAATGTTGTTCAGCTTGGGCCTTTCTTCGATGTTTGGAAACATTGAGGGTGTCTTCACTCCTCTTCTAGAGCTTCAAATTATACCTAAATCAGCACCTAAAGAGCTATTATCTG gtatAATATGTCTAATTAGCTTCCTCATTGCTCTGTGTTTTACACTGCGTTCAGGGAGTTACTGGATTGACATTTTTGACAGATATGCAGGTTCAGTACCTCTTCTAGTCATCGCTTTCTTTGAAGTGATTGGAATTGTGTACATCTATAAAATTAAAAG GTTCAGTGAAGATGTGGAATGGATGACCGGACGAAAACTCAGTCTCTTCTGGCAGATCACATGGAGGTTTATTagccctctgctcctgctaATTGTCTTCACGGCTTTTGTTACTCTTCAGATGCAGAAGCCACCAAGCTACACAGCCTGGAACCCTAAATAT GAAGGTTTTCCcatgaaagaagagaaagtttATCCACCTTGGGTACAGGCCATTTGTGTGCTGTTGGCTGCCCTTCCTTGTGTGTGCGTACCTCTGGTAGCGCTTTTCCACCTGGTCAAACAAAAGCACAGAAGCAAGAACCCAAGTTTTGTACCACCAGAAGTCTTCTCCTGTCAGGGGGCTAATAGCAACTTTTCTCATCCAAAAGAATAA